Part of the Oncorhynchus nerka isolate Pitt River linkage group LG14, Oner_Uvic_2.0, whole genome shotgun sequence genome is shown below.
tttcctgtaatccatgatcagctccttggtcttgctgacattgagggagaggtttgttgtcctggcaacacactggcagttctctgacctccttcctgtATGCTTTCTCATCtccgttggtgatcaggcctacaaccgtcgtgtcgtcagcaaactttatGATAGAGTTGAAGATATGCGTGGCCACATAGTCTTGGATAaacagagtacaggagggggctaagcacacACATTTAGGGGGCCCTAGTGTTCAGAgtcagcgtggcggaggtgttgttgcctactctaaccacctggggtcggcccgtccggaggtccaggatccagttgcatagggaggtgTTCCGTCCCAGGGTCCCGAGCttggtgacgagcttggagggcattatggtgttgaatactgagctgtagtcgatgaacaacattctcagATAGGTATGCATCTTTtccaggtaggaaagggcagtgtggagtgcaattgagattccattgtctgtagatctgttggggcgttatgcaaattggagtggtctcaggtgtctgggatgatggagttgatatttgccatgaccagcctttcaaagcacttcatgattacagatctTAGTGCTATATGCACATGGCAGTAGTCATTGTGGCAGGTAGCTTTAGAGTTCTTGGGGACAAGAATGATGGTGGTCAGCTTGAGACGTGGGGATTACAGACtaggacaaggagaggttgaaaatgaccGTGAAGATGCCTGcaagctggtctgcacatgctctgagaacggccttgtgaatgttgaccaggTTAAAAACTTATTCACGTAGGCCTAGGAGAGCGAGATCACCCACACCGAGGCACCAGCTCGATGCATCGAAGTAGAATTTGAGGCACACCGAGACTTTTTCTTGGAACACACTTCTCTTGTATACAATTGTGTGAAAATCCGTTCCTTGCACACAGATTCAGTGCTGTATTCAGGATGTCATTCCACCCGTGTCAACAGTATGAGAAACATCTCATAGCCTCGGATGAGCACACTCTTTGCCTTCTTTGCTTGGGAGCTGAACATGCTCAAGCTGCTGCACAGAGTAGCAGAAATTCACACCGAGAGCATTGATATCTCGACTTGAGAGCTTTGTGGACGGAACCTCCGGACTGTCATCAGATGAATCTGCCACAAAGATCATTGATCGTAGACCTTCCTCTGCAAATTATTCCAAATGCTCCAAGTCAAATGACAGGTCTCACTCCCCTCGTGATCCACTGCCCAATCAACGCCGTCGCTCATCCTCGCCTGGGCACAAATCTCACTGCACTGAGCTGCGCAATGAGATTGTCACTGGGCAGTTGCATGGCAAACACGGAGTCCACCCTCGAGCACATCATGGCCAGACTTCCACTGCCGGTACCAAACTCAACCCCTACCTCTGAAAAGAGTGTGGTTGTTGAATCCGATGACACTGATGTACTGTCCACAAGAGCTTCCCACTCTTGTGCCACAGACAATGATCACTCTGATGATGGTATGCTCCGTGGCTCTAGcatcatccagtcccagcctGTTGGCCTGGCAGTAGCAACACTCTTTTTCTGCCATCTATTTCCTGTGTAAAAAGGGTGAAAAATCCCCTTATCACTTAAATCTCGCTGTATTGATTGCTTTCATTTTACTCTTTCATACTCTTTTTGCTTAAATTTCGGTGCATCTAATTTGTAGCAAATTAACTTTCAATTACACAAAAAATGAACACCCATCAATGTGTTAATGGTATGTTAAATCCCAGACAAAGCTTTCGCATTCTTATAGATGCAACGAAAAGACAATGTATTCTATTGAGCCCATTTCAGTCATTACCGGAGtgtgtttgacaggtcattacaaacATTTCCACGGTCGTGGAAATATATAGCAACGCTTAAGCCCCGCCCACCTGAGGATCTGTCTTTTTCAgccatctatttcctgtgtttgagggGTGAAAAATCCACTTGTCACTTAAATCTCGCTGGATTGATTTCTTTCGTTTTACTCCTGCGACTCTTTCATACTCTTGCTTCTGCCTGTTGTTTTTTCCTGTTAACTTTACGACTGTGGAAATgtttgtaatgacctgtcaaacacaCCCCGGTGATGGCTGAAATGGGCTCAATGAAATACATTGTCTTTCCGTTGCATCTATAAGAATGCTAAGAAATAGAAGAAGGATACCCATCAAAATAAAGTTATTTTTTTGTGTAATTGAAAAAATTCAAATTTTCTACAAATTAAAGCAAATTCCAAAAATTAACACTTTATAGTAAGTGATATTATGTCTGATCTCGCAAACGATGTAAAgtatgtatagatagatgtaatCTAGATCCAAGCGTGTTGATGTTTAATCTGAGTGTATCCTGCTATTGGCACACTTGTTGAATTATGCAACAGAACgtgaccacatcaccaacaaactatcatggtccaaacacaccaagacattcGTGAAGTgagcacaacaaagcctattccctcccaggagactgaaaggatttggcatgggttctcagatcctcaagttaaacagctgcaccatcgggagcatcactgcctggtatggcaactgctcggcctctgactgcaaggcactacagagggtagtgcgtacggcccagtacattacttgggccaagcttcctgccatccaagacctctataccaggcggtgtcagaggaaggccctaaaaatggtcagactccagccatcctagtcatagactgcgctctctgctaccacatggaaaGCAGTCCAAAAggctttaacagcttctacccccaagccataagactcctgaacagctaatcaaatggctacccagactatttttttacttaacacttatttttcttaaaaccgcattgttgattaagggcttgtaaagtaagcatttcacatttTCATGGTTGCAGCCCTGTTCCACCCCTTTATCTTAATGTATTCATATATGCAAATACACCCAGTGTATTTATGCAAATGAGGCACATATCGTTTTCTTCATTTGAACATAAATTATCAAAGAAATACCTGATACCATTAGAAAATGTATGACTGCATTCTAAGAAAAACATTTGAAATTTGACCAATTGAATACCTGAATTCCCACAAATCCCTGAACTCCATTCATTATTTGTCCATAAAAGTGAAATGTTATGTGCTATAATTCACTCAATACCTGATGGATTCTAACAATTTGGAGTATCTTCATCCATTGTCCAACTGTTGCAATTATTAGAATTGTTTTTAAAACCTTTTAACAATTTTTGATGACCGTTGCTACTGGCAGTGACACTTGACCAAAAAAGAATCCTTTGAAATCTTTGAGAAGGCAAGTGGGAACCTCAACATGGAGCACGCCCCTTTCTGCCATGGTGTCCACATTCAAGTTTGATGAATTCAGTTCTTCAAAGACTGAGACATGCCTCCTGTTCAAAGACTTTGTGTGCGAGCTCCAATGCACATGGAACACGCCAAGTCAAAAAAAACTTTCCATGCGAAGCAAATCACTTAGCTACACTTCATGGTACAGGCGAGAATGGTTTTGGCCATTTCCCCCGTATGGACAAATCATTTGCTTGACTTGTTctgcctgcttctctctgtcacaGTTCAGACCAAGAGCTGCCTAACAAACGATGCAAGGCATTTGATCGCTTCCTACGCAGGACACATGACAGCACCGCTTCAGCCGCTAGGCTTGGCAATTTAGCAGCAATACTGGCCTTCAGTCAGAAGTAGCTGCAGACTATAATATTAGGACCATGAAAGAACTGTCTACAGTGACCGATCTGCTCATCCAGTGCCTTCAGAGCAATGCTCATATGGTTGGGAAGACTTTGGCTGCATGTGTGTTGCACAGCACCACCTATGGTTAGCGAAGCCCAAGCTCCCTGACAAAGAGAAAGTTCCACTCTTAGGTATACCCATATCACCTAGCCAGGAGCGGCCCAAGTGTctaaaggaggacagagaagcacATATAAATGTGTCAGCCAGCAAACAATTTCTCCTGTCCCAGGCCCCCCAACTGGgatgcccccccccaaaaaacaggcTCAGACAGGCTGCACCTGCTCATTGGTGGAGGAACATACGTTCTCAGTCCTACTGAATAGTTTCTAGAGAGCAATACAATGGTGGCGCGTAGCACTTCAAACTCCCGGTGGAGTTCTCCTAAGCGCAGTTCACACCCAGGTGACTTTGATTACAGACATAATCCGAAAGGAATGGGGAGCAGTCTTGAACCAGTAAGGGGTTTGTGGTGTATAGTCCGCACCATAAACAACAGCTCACATCAATGTTCTGGAGCTCAAGGCGGTTCACCTTGCACTTCCTCCCAACATGTACTGATAACGGATAGACAACATGACAGTGGTTGCATACATCAACTGCCTTGGCGGACTGAGGTCAATGACACTACACCAGGTAGCAAGGGAGCTACCGCTTTGggcaaacacactacttacatcCCTCAAAGCAATACACCTGCCGGGGCCAATCTGTTAACCTTGCGAGACTCAAACATTGTCCGATGTGGTTCTCCACGAAGGGTCCAGCAGGCCCACTCGGGGTCAACGCCCTATAACACAGACGGCTGAAGGGGCTGCCCTATGCCTTTCCACCAATTCCCTCGCTCCCTCAGGTCTTGAGGAAGCTCATTCTTGAGAACAAGTCAGTTCTACTTGACTTTCTAGGGGCTCATCTGGACTAAGGCTTAATGGTGAGGTATCCCACTCTGTTGCTGAACCACCTGTTTGGTACAGCAACCCCTTTACGAAAAAAGAGAGAACGTTACGGATTTAGCCCTGGTTCTCTGAGTAGAGTAACGGATCGCCAAGCTTTCACTCCACCTCTGTGGAATTCAAGTCAAGTAATTGACAGGGTGTCACGTCACACCGCCTTTTATAGTGACAAGTCACGTGGATACAGTAAAGGAATGGCGTGACTGTAAATATCTTTTATATTAAGCATCTCATCGCGTGAAGGGGAAGGAGTCCCCATAGGTCATTTCTCGACCTGTTAATCTACTCAGAGAACTAAGTTTACATCCAAAACTCAAGGTTCTTTATGTAGAGTTTCTTGCCAAGTATACAGTAATTTGATGTGTGCATGACAATGTTACTAACCATGAAGGCTGTTTACAATAATGTTGTGATCTTGATTCCAGGCACAAAGAACACCCCCCTTCAGATCAGTGCTATGGTCATTAGCCTGGGCTACTTCATCTTCGATATGGGCTGGTGTGTGTACTTCCGCACAGAGGGCCCGGTGATGCTGGTCCACCACACGATGAGCATCCTGGGTATCTTGTTGACCCTGAGCTTGGGGGAATCGGGCATCGAGTCCTGCGCCGTAATCTTTGCTAGCGAGATCACCAACCCCCTGCTGCAAACTCGCTGGTTCCTGAGACAGTTGGGTCGCTATGAGAGCCTGACAGGGGAGGTGGTGGATGTTCTGTTTGTGGTGCTATTTGTGTTCATGCGCATAGTGGTTGGCGGGAGGATGTTGTACTGCGAGCTCATCTCCCCACGGCCCAGGTTAATTATAAAGTGTGGGGGAGTTGCCATGTATGTGCTGTCCTGGGTGTTCATGGTGGAAATTGGTCGTTTCGCCTACCGCAAGAGTCAATCCAAATACAGACGCTGGAGAGACCAACACAAATTGGCAGCAGTTAACGGACATGTCGGAAAGACCGACTGAAAGACTTCCTTATCATTAGAAGATTAATAAAAACATCCAATGTTTATACTAATAGACAACCTTAATACATTTAATGGTTGTGTAAGCATGGGGTTAAAGTCAACCCATTCTTTAGGCCTATATGGTTATATGGGAATATGTTGGTATTTAGCTAACacttgtacatttaaaaaaaacatttttaacaaGTGCAAGAGAATGAATGATGCAAGAGCATCTTCAAAAATGTACAACTGTAGAAAAAACAATTGAGATATACTTTGTCTTTTGAAACCAAAGGACCTAGTGCCAATATGATGAACAGATGTATTTCACAACCTATTTACAATTAACTGTAACGTAATAGTATGTTCTTCTAACCTTGTATCCAGCAATAAGTTGACTATTGGGAAATAGGCACATAACATTCCCTAATCCTCATAGGTTCGGCAACACTTTTTCGAGGCAGTGAAATTGAACCGAAACTGTTTCTTTCCTTTTGCAGTATTTTGTTGTATGCCGTAGTTTTTCTGCAGAAATGCAACTTTTTATAAATATTTTGCAATGTTTTGAGTCAAATTTTTCTAATTTGAATTGTAGTACAATTTATAAGCCATTTAAAAACATTCCATTTGGTTTTTAGGAAGAGGTTTATTAACGCTCGCTGAGATTGCAGTGTTACAtgacactggcttttatataacATACAACTCAGTAAAAAGCTACATGTTTCTTGTGATAACTGTCTTTCCATTTAGCTACATTATGGGTTTTTCATTCAAGCGAACAGCAACAAATTCGTAACACGTGGAACAAAGTAATTGTGTAACATACTGTAATAGTATGTTTTTGTGGCATTCCATTGCTTGATTGGGTGTATATTAGTTTAAAATAACAATTGTTGTGTGCATGGTATTGCTTAAAATGTTCCAGTGTGATGCTAAGTCACATTTCCCAATATTGTATGCATTCATATTTGAAATTCACTACATTTCGATGAAATATTTCAATCTGGTGCCTCAATAGTTAGACAATGTGGAATTTGTTTGTCAACATTCACCACCCCTGTGTCTTAGTTAAAAAATACCAATGGGTAAACAATAATTTGTGCTAAATGTTTGTGCACTGTATTGCTTAAAATGTTCCAGTATGATGCTAGGTCACATTTCCCACTATTGTATGCTTTCATATTTGAAATTCACTACTTTTATATGAAATATTTAAATATGGTGCCTAAATAGTTAGATACCATtccacatactgtatgtcaaCATTCACTGTGTCTGTGATAAAGGAGAATAAATATGTGTGCCTTTGTGACTTTGTACATGTTCAAATGTAATGTTTACTTTTGTGTTTTCAATAAATACCCTGAATACAAATCTGGTATAGAAATATGTGCTGTAATATCAAGTAAAATATTACAGCACATATTAGGCATATATAGTATCAAATATTTATTAGAAAAATTTGAAcagatttattatttatttttactcaGGGAACTACTACTTTGCCATTTGTTAGAATTGACTTTAAATGAGTTATGTTAATTGTATTCCAACATATTTAAAGGTATACTAGCCTACATTGCTTTCAAAAAAAGTAGTGTAGCCTTGTCCCGTACTGCGCTATAGCCACAGTGCTCTGTGCGTGAAGTATTCAAATTGGCCACATGGTGGCATTTGTAAATCAACAATCCTCCAAAATACTGTACTAGAGTGGTCAACCAAAAATGTTACGTTTGAACACGTTTTGCTGCCAAATGCCATAACCATTTAACACTGTAAAATGTTATGATTTATTATTGTTACAGCAGGAAATGATTGTACTTTATTTACTGGTCATTTTAATGGAATAGTTCACCCACAAATTAAAGTTTGTCCGAAGTTGTCTGACCCCAAAAGGTGAGTCCTGATTAGTGCACGTCCTAAGCCATCTGCTGTGTAGATCCAATAATACAGTATACCTGAATCCCAAATGAATGGGAGCAGTATAGGGATGTACTTTTTTTCGGTGCCTTGTTTCCATTCATTTGGGTTGAAGGCATACAACAGTCGATATGAACTCCTCTTGACATTATGATTATCACATTGATATTCTACAACACCATCTTATATTCCCCTCATTGTGTCTACTTATTTATTCCTGTGTTATACCACTTTCTGAGACCTGAAAACATCTGACAAGCTTCGATGTTGGAGTGTCAGATGTTTTCAAGTTTTAGAAGTGGGTATAACACAGGAATAAATAAGTAGACACAATGAGGGGAATATAAGGTGGTGTTGTAGAATATCAATGTGATAATAATGGCCAATAATAACAATGATAATGTTCAAAATAAATTTGGCCTACATAATATACATTTGTAACCTCAAGGACATCCAATCAGACACCATAATGAACAAGGCAAAagaggattattattatttttaattaaaAGTCTGGCCAGGTTTTTATTTTTATCCCATCTGCCAAGGACATCAAATCAGACACCACAATGAATAAGACgaatgttttattattattttttaatgaaAGTCTGGAaatgatatatttttatttttctcCCGGCGGAAGTAGACAGACGCAAATTGGGAGCTGTTGGTCAGGGCGTAGTTATCCTAAAATTTTGGAAAATTGTAGAAAGTCATTTATTTTCTCCTCAATAACATATCTGGAAACACGTTCTAATAATCACATTCTTCTAAAGTGATAACCGACTCGGTGGTTTTCGTTTTGTGAATGAGAGAATTCGTTTGCTAGCTAGCTCTAACCTTGTTAGCATAGCGTATACATCCAACGGAATTCTGCAGAGAAACAACTTCAAATGGTTTAAATTCTGGAAACATGGAGTCAATGAAAAATGCGCTCCGTTAAGTTTTGTGGATGTTTGCAACCCCGAATGAGATTTACAAGAAACGATTCCTTAGCTCGTATGGACTTCATATTCGATGGGGCACCTTGTACAGTGTGTTTTTGTGATTTCGTTTTTTTGGGAATGACATCCAGGATTGTCGGAGCACACGAAGTAAAGTTTTGTAGCTAGTGAAAGAGAGTTTTCGTTGCTAGATATAGCTGTATAGTAGTTGGCCACCGTTGTTAGCCGAGACTCTGCAGCAATTGACTAGCTGCTAATGCATTCAGTCGGCTGAATTTCAACGATTTACTTTGTTTCGTTGCTAACTATCAATCTTAACACTTTTAAGGAAAACGTATCTTATCGGACACGTTTCGAGTCGACTGGGGGAAAGGCGCCCCGTTAACTAACCGCTAGCTAACGTTGTAGTCTGGCTAGCTTCAGTTCAAGCTAACTGAACACATTTAGACGGGCACATTTGCTAGCAAGCTAAATAGCGCAATAGCTagctggggggaggggggggggtttaaAAACGAATGCATTTGCTATAGCTAGCTAATCAAGCTAAGAATATTACCTAGTTTATGTTGATTCAATAATTACTAACTAGTTAGCTAATTCACAACACGGGTTTCAACTCAGACTTGTCAGTTTTTTAGAAATTCTCCTGGTCACGAGGGCTGCTCGTCCGCGGATAAAGGCAAACTTGGAGTCTGGGAACACCAAATGGGACTGACTCGATTTTCAACATCTTTCAACGACAAAAACAGTTGACAGTCTGACTATTACACCAGGCCTGGTTAACTGGTTGTATTTCCTATAGGGTTTTACATCTGCCTATAGGGTTTTACATCTGACAAAAGTAAGTGTGATGCGAACCATTTCGATTGACGTCAAAGGATTCGTACATGGAGATTAGATGCAGACTGAGTGAAAGTGGAGGCTGTATCAATATTTTCCAACGGAACACAATTGTCAATAGGAACATCCCTGACCACGGTGTCTTCTGCGAAAAGGTGGAGAGCTGCACGACGTAAGACGAGGAGTGAATAGAGGTACTAATTTATCTCAAGGGTTACAGCAGCGTAAGTTTCATTATTGTCAGTGGCTTGTCTGAATACGTAGCATTCCACTGCGAAGGATTGCAAAACTATTCATTTGATGTTTTGAATTCATTATTAGGACTTACCCATACGTTATTTTTCACTGGGAGTCTATCGCCGACAATTTTAAGGTGTTTTCATAACATTGTTATTTGGGGATTCAGCTctcaatgttttatttttttgtgtcATCTTTTTTCAAGCATCTCAACACAGACGGATGTTAGGGAAGGACTTCAAAGAGACTCTTATCATACTTTGGAAAATGATAATTGGATATAAATCAAAGCAAATCTAGAAACGGAAGCCCAATGAGCGACACACAGTCCAGTATCACTGATAGGTAAGTACGACATTTTCCAGGCATTTAGTAAACACTCCACTTCACAATGTCATTGAAGACAGCATGCCTTTTGGCTCCTGCACTTATGCACCTTTTGCTTTATCAGATAGTGTAGGCGACATGTGGTCCTTTTGTAGCCCAGTTGGTAGAGAGCATGGTTGTAAcgctagggttgtgggttcgattcccgggaccacccgaACTTAAAGTATATGCACGCgtgactgtaagttgctttgcTAAAATTGCAAGTTTTCAAGTCTTGTAAAAGCCTGCAAGGATTGTTATGCCCACTGATAATTTTCCACCGGCTGCATGCAAGTGACAATTCTTCTCATGTTATGTCAATTGTTCATTTCTGGAGGCAGCTAAAGGCTTTTCCTATCTCCCATATGGAATAGCCTAAGCTGTATATAAGTAATATGTACTCCAACAACCCATTTCAAAATGATAAACCAGTAGGCGGAGCATTATTTTTCATTGAGGTGTGTTCTTAAGTAGCACAATTAGCCTCCCATATATTTTCTCAACCCAGTGCTGTGCTGAACTCTCCACTTTGTCGCACCACAGAAATTGGTACTGGCAAAAGACCTCTGACCATTTACCATGATTTTTACACCAACAACCAGATAATACAAAAAGGTCTTGAGCAGGTTGTTGCACCATCAAAGAGTGAAAATGGAATTTGAGCTGTTTCAAGTGAATCAACCACGATCATGTCAATAGTGTGTCTAGAGCTAGAGAGGCCTGACAACCAAATGAAGAAATGGTGCAATTTTGTCCTCTGCATCTGAAGTCCACTTTCCTGCAAGGAAGGAAATCAACAGACCAGAAACCCAGCAAGTAGGCTAGCCTGTACTGGATCTGTTTCATTCATCTTATCCAAAATAGAGAAATTACTTTTCCAACATGAGTACTCTTATGGGGTGTTTGAACGAATAGGATGCTACTTGTTCAAGCTAGGCCTATAGCCTAATAAAAATAATGCAACTAAATAGGTGTTTAATGGCGGGTGTTATCGATCAGTGACATTGCCGCTGTGGTGCAgcactcctctctctgtgagcTGTTTATGGTTTGCCTTGTCTAAAGACAAAAATACACTACAAGATTTTTGCGCACTCTACGGGCTCTAACCGCCGGAGAACCTCTCACATTTAACGATCCAGTCAAGCCAAATGGTAGTGACCAAGTAAACGGTATAGTATAGACCTGGCAGCACCTCCGTGGCTTTATGATTAGACAATTGGGCCAGAATCAGGCTATGTTTGCGCATGTGTAGGCCTAGTAAGGAAATCATCATAGCAACTGAGGAGGCATTTCAATGTACATACAAGGAACGCATCATCTGTGCACGTGGATTACTGATGTTCAGTTTGAGAGGGAGAGTGTGGAGATGACAACTACCGGAGGTAAACTTTGAAAGCTTGCTACTGCTATAATTGATTTGAATAAACACTGTTTCATTGATAAATAGCTTAATCATGGGCAGAGTTGTTGACCTCACAATAaaccagatttacatttacatacattacattgaCGTGGCAGCCGGGGCATAATCAATCGGAGATGGACAGTGCATGGGTGCTGAAAGTAGGCTTAATTTTAATTTGACTTTACTATCAACGAGGGCTTTGTGTTAACCTGTTTCTTAAGAAGTAAGAGGTAGGGCAGTGGCGGTCATGACATTGGGTCAGtcggttattgtcatgcaaaataCTGCCagtctcacagtaattgaccgTAATTAACATAATCACATCTCCAGGCCGCTGATGCGTGCCTTTGGAACACCTACatttaaattttaaaaaagtCTAATGAATCAATTTAATAAACACCATCGCAATACATCCATGATTTCttttaggcaggtctaaagaaacattatgatatAAAGAAAATCTATTTCAGAAGAGCAGAATATGAGTTActtggcctactgtatgttatctggctatgtgccatgccataggctgtaggcttgttcatttagcagtcAAGATTTGCTTATAAATCCCTTGCCATTATTTTACATGATTTTATACTAAGAAGAATATACTATAAAATGAGAGGGAGTGCACACATGGAGTGGCTATATTGAGTGTAAAATTGTTCATTTGAAACTGGTCCTATATGCTAGATTTAGTTATTTTGCAACTTTTTAGTTGTAAGTGATACAAACCTTtttagaatgtcttagaaatcaaaacatacagtatatgggCTGCGTGATGAGACTATAGGCAATTGATGAGTTGCGGAAGTCACAAAAAAAGTTGTTttctcatcaagtgatcatattttcatccatcagactattctcaatttaatcttgtctttactaatatgtaaAATTAGTTCTGAATTTACAATAGCCCATTATGAAATGGACAGGGGGGAAAAAATACTTGTCAGAGGCCGCTTTCCCGCCTGTTTGTTTTTCAATCATGCCAAGTAGGCTACTCACTCCACTTATTTCACTCCATGCATCATCCACTGTGTGAGGAGCATGCACCCTCCTGCTGCACGACAGGTGATATTCTGGGAAGAGATGGACACGCATGGTGGTGAGAGAGATTCTGTAGCTAAAGATTGTCAGTCTATTtattaaaaatatttaaaaattccctattactaggctattcaaaatcaaatacaaattcacCGTAATTGTAGGTTAACTCTGTAAGCAGGCCTGCTTACAATCATTAAACCAACAGCATCGCCTAGGTCTATAcattctctcccagactcatgaATAGAAAGTTTGGAGCGTAGCATATTGTAACCAGTCCATTTGaatgcataataatacagtccacactcaaaggcgatTACTAGAATTTGTCATTTTGGAGTTATAGGCTAGATCAATTATGTACCAGACATCTTATTAAGtcagtttttgaaagaaaaatgtCTGCTGTGCGCAATGTGTGTATTGTATATACAATGATTATTttgaaaatatttttattttatttcaggcTTGGGCTCATATTTAGGTTTATGCATAAGCTCTACTATGCATATGGTTGTTttttgaatgaatcatcaccttagaaagtgCTGTCCGTTTCgttgttaggctttgaaacaacatccacaacgacTGTTTTCCACTCAATTTCAACCTGTTGAACCAATTTATTCAAATTGATCAATCACAGTGAGTTTTAAAAGCATGCTACAGTTTTGATAAGTGTTTAATATGATTTTCaattgcatttgcattgatgtcagagtggttagaggaacaatagagccttgagtaccaggccattaggacctgatggttgtTAGCGAGTTGGTTATTACCAATGCATGTCCTGAGTGCATCAGAGGAAATCAGCGTGACTCACGTGGAATTTTACTACGGCCatgactgctggtgtggtggtaatactgTCTCTTCAACAGCCCTAGGTAGGTCTACTTGTTTGACAGACAAAATTATAGgctattattagtagattttgtTGGCCAATTCCTTCATTCACCACGGACTCCTTAAATATCTGTCAGTGAAGGGCTAAAATTGAGGGGGTATGTGAGGGTATGCCATACACTTGGTGCCATTGTTGTGATGAACTTGTGAGGTAATTGATGAGAATCTTTTTTTATAGTTCTGATTGGCTAATGGTGGGATATGCTTTGCATTTGCTTTGAGCACTGCTCATACTTGGCGATAATGGCTTATTTTGATGCTGAATATATAttcaaaatgtttgcaaattatcGTGACAACGTAAGTGCCCCCGGGAGCCCATTGGAGCCATCAACCGCAAACCGGGTATGTGCTTTACGGGC
Proteins encoded:
- the LOC115141490 gene encoding TLC domain-containing protein 5-like codes for the protein MTSLPIGVVLCLTGWITLYKLLCNNNESRGFEWNCRLVTLLHGILAVCITAYIGYVEGPWPFTHPGTKNTPLQISAMVISLGYFIFDMGWCVYFRTEGPVMLVHHTMSILGILLTLSLGESGIESCAVIFASEITNPLLQTRWFLRQLGRYESLTGEVVDVLFVVLFVFMRIVVGGRMLYCELISPRPRLIIKCGGVAMYVLSWVFMVEIGRFAYRKSQSKYRRWRDQHKLAAVNGHVGKTD